In Achromobacter pestifer, the DNA window CGATGAATGGCGGCGCTAGGCGCCTAGCTTGCCGCGGGCGATGCCCAATAGTGCGGCGGCCGCGGTTTCCGGCGCTGCGTCGTTGCTGACGCGCAGCAGCCGGCATTGTTGCGGCACTGAGAATGCCTGCGTCGCGCGCGCCAGGCGCTGTGCGATCTGTTCCGCGCTTTCCCGGCCGCGTCCCGCCAGGCGGAGGACGAGCTGGCCGGGATCGACCGTGACCTCCACGGCGGTCAACGCCGGGTAGCGCGAGTGCGCCTGTTCCAGGTGCGCGCGCGAGCCGTTGATGATGACTGCGGCGCCGCAGGACAGCCAGGCGTCTATCTCGATGCCGATGCCGTATTGCAGGCCATGGCTGGCCCAGCGCAGCGCGAAGCAGCCCAGCGCGGCGCGGCGTCCGAACTCGTCTTCCGTCAGGCGCAGCGCGTCTTCGGTGGCGCCGCTGTCGCGGGTGATGTAGCGATGCGCGACCAGCACGGGCTCGTCGCCGCGTAGCTCCGCGCGCAGCAGGCGCAGCAAGGTGTCCTTGCCGCTGCCCGATGCGCCCATCAGGTAGATCAGCCGTGCGCCGTCGGCGGGAATCGAGGGACTCATGCCGCCGCCGGCCCTTGCAGATAGCCGGCCCCGGCCGCATCGGTGCAGGAACCGTCAAAGCCGTAGTGGCGCGCCGCGACGAAATCCGCGCCCGGCGTAGTCTGCACGTAGACGCTGACTCCGGGCACGGCCATGCGCTGGCTGCGCAAGGGATCGGCGAAGGCGGCGATCCCGGCCTGCGCCTGCGACAGCGCCTCGCCTTGCAGCTTGCCCGTCAACGTGATGTGGAAAACGTAGGTGTCGAACACATACGGATAGCCCCAGCGCGCCAGCATGGCTTGCTGCGCCGGACTGAGCGATTGCGGCTGGCGGCGCGCGGTTTCCTCGGGCGTGGGAGGCGCGCGCAAGGGATCCAGGTCGCGCACGGCGGCTTCGGAGAGGGCCTGGATCCGCGCGCGGCCCTGCGTGTCGGACGGGGCGATGCGCCAGGCCAGGAAGCCGCGCAGCGGCTCGCATTCCAGCGCCAGCGAGAACGGCGTGCCGCCTGCGGCCAATTGGCGGGCGGCCGCGTCGACGTGTTCGGGGCTGGCGTCTGCGTTCAGGCGGAACGGCGGCTTCAGCGTGGCGTGCAAGCCATAGTGGCGCGGCGCTTCGGTCCAGTCGCGCGATTCGGCGTTTTGGCCCGGCAGCGGCGGCAGCGCCAGGCCGGTGTCGGCGCAGCGGCCCAGCCAGCGGCTGCCGTGTTCGCGCCAGGGGCCGGTGGGCGCCAGATACAGGGCGTAGCGGTGGGCGAGCGGCATGGTCAGGCCGCCATGCGCTGGCTGTGGCTGTCGCCGAACGCGCGCGTGGCGTAGCGCAGCTCGCCGCCCACGATCGCGGCGCAGACGCGGGGCAGGCCCGGAACCTGGTCATCCACCACGATGGCGTCGGCGATCAGCCCGGGCGCCAGCGCGCCGCGGTCCTTCAGGCCTGCGGCGCGGGCCGGATTCAAGGACACCAGATCCCAGGCCTGCGCCAGCGGCAGCACGCCGTCGCTGGCCAGCTTCATCACGGCGGCCAGCGGGGAAGGGTAGTAATAGTCGGACGTGAGGATGTCGCACAGGCCCGCGCGGATCATCTCGGTGGCGCTGGGCGCGCCCGTGTGGCTGCCGCCGCGCACGACATTGGGCGCGCCGAAGACCACGGAATCGCCCAGGTCGCGGGCGACGCCGGCGGCCTCGCGGGTCAGCGGAAACTCCGCCACGCCGCAGCCCAACTGGTGGTAGTAGCGGCGGGTGGCGGCGTCCGGATCGTCGTGCGAGGCCACCTTCAAGCCGGCTTCCCGAGCGCAGCCGGTCAGCTCGCGCATCGCGTCGGCCACCGCATCGGCGGCAGCCATGGCGCTGCGGATGCGGTCCTGGAAGACGTCGAGGTCGCACTCCGCGCGGTTGGCGTACTGCATCAGCTTGCGCTCGTCGCCCAGGCGGCGCGCCATGCTGGGTAGGTGGTCGTTCAGGGCCAGGAAGCGGACGCGGCCGTCGCGTATCCATTGCTGGGCAATCTCCAGGCCGCCCACGTGATGGGTTTCGAAGCGCAGATGCACATAGTGCCGCGCGCCCATGAGGTGGCGCATCCGTTCCAGCGCGTCGAACATGCGCTCGGCGTAGGCCTCGCCGCGCAGCCCGCCTTCCCAGGACAGGGTCACGCCGTGGAACTCGGTGGTGATGCCGTTGGCCAGCAGTTGGCGGTCCACGTCGAACAGGGCGCCGTCATAGGGAAACGTCACGCTGGGCCGCGGCATGACGGCGCGCTCGAAGGCGTCGCCATGCAGGTCGACGATGCCGGGCAGCACCAGCAGGTTGCCGGCGTCGAACCAGGGCGCGCTCCGCGGCGCCGCGGCGGCGGAGCCTTCGATCAGTCCACCGTGGAACCGCAGGCTGGCCTGTTCGACGCCGCGCGGCGTCAGGATGCGTTGGCCTGTGACACCGGCCAGGGGCGAGGGGGCGTGCGTGTGTGTGTTCATGGCGTGACGTTAGCGGGATAGCATTACAACCAGATGTCTAGATGAGTTAAGCCGTTAGGCGGAGCTTTCCGCGCCGCCTGCGCGCAGGCGGCGGCCTTGAGTCAGGTGTCGTCCGCCACCATCAGCTGCACCAGGTCGCCGACGAAGCGCGCGACGCTGTATTGCAGCGGCGAGCCATGCTGGTCCACGTTCAGGGCTTCCACCTGAAGAATGGGGCGGGTCTTGGGCTGTCCCAACAGGCGGGCGATTTCGGGCGTGGGCAGGGCGGCGGTGATGCGCGACCACTTGCGCGTGTAGTCGCCGATGCCGTAGTGGGAGTAGACCTTGGAGATCGAGCGCAGGGCCGCCAGCCGCTCCGCAAAGTCGGGAAAGCGCTTTTCGTCGAAGAAGTGCTCCGAGACGCTGATCGGGCGGTTTTCCGCCTTGCCCACGATCTGCACCCGCAGCAACGGCGCGGCACGGCTCAGGCCCAGGTGCTTGGCGATGTCGCCCGCGCGCAGGCTCTGGCTGCCCAGGACTTCCTGGTGGCCCAGCATACCCTGGCTGCGCAGGTTCTCGGAAAAGCGCGTGCGCTTGCCGATGGCGTAATCGATCGCGTGTTCCTGGACGAAGGTGCCGCGGCCTTGCTCGATGCGGACCAGGCCGCCTTGTTCGAGTTCGCCCATCGCGCGGCGGATGGTGTGGCGGTTGACGGAAAACTTGGCGGCCAGCTCGGGCTCGGACGGCAGCTGTTCGCCTGCCGCATAGAGCTTGTTGCGGATATCGTCCGCCAGCGCTTCGCCGATTTGCCGCCAGACGGCGATGCCGGAACCTCTTTCGACCATAGGGTGTGCTCTTGCTGTCACATCAGCTTCATGAAGAATGGCAGTGATTGTGCACCATGCGGCGGCGGCCGCAAAGGCGCTGCGGGCGCGCCGCAACTGTCATCAAAAATTCACGCCAGGCTGTTGAACTTCGTTTTCAGAGCGATCATACTCCATCCGGTCGTCTAGACGTTTAGAGGAAAAAGATGGATCACTCCAAGACAGGGCAGGACGCGGCGGGCGCGCAACGCGCCGCCTGGATGCGCGTGCTGGCGTTGGCCGACCCGGCCGCGCTGGATGGCGCTTTTTGCGCGTTGGCCGGCAAGCCTGAACACCAGACGCTGCGCCCCGCGCAGACCGGCATGGCCATGGTGCGCGCCCGCAGCGGCGGCACCGGCGCCCGCTTCAACCTGGGCGAAATGAGCGTGACACGTTGCGCGGTGACGATGGCCGAGGGCGTGGTCGGCGTGGCTTACGTGCAAGGCCGCTCGCAACGTCATGCCGAGCAGGCCGCCGTGGCCGACGCCCTGCTGCAACTGCCGGAATGGCATGACACGGTGCAGGCGCAGCTGATCCAGCCGCTGGCGCGCCAGCATGCCGAACGGATCGAGCGCCAGGCCCGCGTGGCGGCGCAGACCAAGGTGGAGTTCTTCACGATGGTGAGAGGCGAGGACTGACATGCAGCAACAGATACAAGCCGCCGCGGCCTCGGGCCGGGCTCTGCTACCGGGTTTCGCGGATCCCGTCGGCGACGCGCAGGCCACGTTCCGCGCCGCGCTCGACGCCATGGCCCATCCGGGGCGCATCAATGAGATCCTGGCCGAAACCGGCGTGCCCGCGGGACTGTCCCCCGCGATGACCGCGCTGCTGCTGACGCTGGTGGACGTGGACACGCCGCTGTGGCTGCCGGAGGGCGTCAGCGAGAGCGTCATCGCCTTCCTGCGCTTTCATTGCGCCTGCCCGATAGTGCCCTCGCCGTCGCTGGCGCGCTTTGCCGCGGTACCCGCCGGCGGCAAGGCGCCGGCGCTGTCGGCCTGCCACCAGGGCGATCCGGCCTATCCCGACTT includes these proteins:
- the phnN gene encoding phosphonate metabolism protein/1,5-bisphosphokinase (PRPP-forming) PhnN — its product is MSPSIPADGARLIYLMGASGSGKDTLLRLLRAELRGDEPVLVAHRYITRDSGATEDALRLTEDEFGRRAALGCFALRWASHGLQYGIGIEIDAWLSCGAAVIINGSRAHLEQAHSRYPALTAVEVTVDPGQLVLRLAGRGRESAEQIAQRLARATQAFSVPQQCRLLRVSNDAAPETAAAALLGIARGKLGA
- a CDS encoding DUF1045 domain-containing protein, with protein sequence MPLAHRYALYLAPTGPWREHGSRWLGRCADTGLALPPLPGQNAESRDWTEAPRHYGLHATLKPPFRLNADASPEHVDAAARQLAAGGTPFSLALECEPLRGFLAWRIAPSDTQGRARIQALSEAAVRDLDPLRAPPTPEETARRQPQSLSPAQQAMLARWGYPYVFDTYVFHITLTGKLQGEALSQAQAGIAAFADPLRSQRMAVPGVSVYVQTTPGADFVAARHYGFDGSCTDAAGAGYLQGPAAA
- a CDS encoding alpha-D-ribose 1-methylphosphonate 5-triphosphate diphosphatase, translated to MNTHTHAPSPLAGVTGQRILTPRGVEQASLRFHGGLIEGSAAAAPRSAPWFDAGNLLVLPGIVDLHGDAFERAVMPRPSVTFPYDGALFDVDRQLLANGITTEFHGVTLSWEGGLRGEAYAERMFDALERMRHLMGARHYVHLRFETHHVGGLEIAQQWIRDGRVRFLALNDHLPSMARRLGDERKLMQYANRAECDLDVFQDRIRSAMAAADAVADAMRELTGCAREAGLKVASHDDPDAATRRYYHQLGCGVAEFPLTREAAGVARDLGDSVVFGAPNVVRGGSHTGAPSATEMIRAGLCDILTSDYYYPSPLAAVMKLASDGVLPLAQAWDLVSLNPARAAGLKDRGALAPGLIADAIVVDDQVPGLPRVCAAIVGGELRYATRAFGDSHSQRMAA
- the phnF gene encoding phosphonate metabolism transcriptional regulator PhnF; translated protein: MVERGSGIAVWRQIGEALADDIRNKLYAAGEQLPSEPELAAKFSVNRHTIRRAMGELEQGGLVRIEQGRGTFVQEHAIDYAIGKRTRFSENLRSQGMLGHQEVLGSQSLRAGDIAKHLGLSRAAPLLRVQIVGKAENRPISVSEHFFDEKRFPDFAERLAALRSISKVYSHYGIGDYTRKWSRITAALPTPEIARLLGQPKTRPILQVEALNVDQHGSPLQYSVARFVGDLVQLMVADDT
- the phnG gene encoding phosphonate C-P lyase system protein PhnG, producing MDHSKTGQDAAGAQRAAWMRVLALADPAALDGAFCALAGKPEHQTLRPAQTGMAMVRARSGGTGARFNLGEMSVTRCAVTMAEGVVGVAYVQGRSQRHAEQAAVADALLQLPEWHDTVQAQLIQPLARQHAERIERQARVAAQTKVEFFTMVRGED
- the phnH gene encoding phosphonate C-P lyase system protein PhnH produces the protein MQQQIQAAAASGRALLPGFADPVGDAQATFRAALDAMAHPGRINEILAETGVPAGLSPAMTALLLTLVDVDTPLWLPEGVSESVIAFLRFHCACPIVPSPSLARFAAVPAGGKAPALSACHQGDPAYPDLSTTLLIEVESLSAGEAAILGGPGIKDRQTLCAAGLPEGFWREWRLNHQRFPLGVDVFLTQGRRICALPRSTRKEN